A genomic region of Glycine max cultivar Williams 82 chromosome 15, Glycine_max_v4.0, whole genome shotgun sequence contains the following coding sequences:
- the LOC100820264 gene encoding photosynthetic NDH subunit of subcomplex B 3, chloroplastic: MSLLQLQLSSHALRSITSSSHNFRPTYSSKRVSYVRTRIRAVGTVPEKDSDSDTTDPDEPPYVGLVFVSSVLLPDGTPDMHFRSACGGQRLRKIMLDSNVELYGPYARPLLNCGGGGTCGTCMVEVLEGKELLNPRTDKEKEILKKKPKNWRLACQTIVGKPDSRGAVVIQQLPEWKGHEWKYAKPGESNWESD; the protein is encoded by the exons ATGTCACTCCTCCAACTCCAACTCAGCTCTCATGCATTGCGCTCTATCACTTCCTCTTCCCATAACTTCAGACCCACCTATTCCTCTAAGCGTGTCAGCTATGTAAGAACCAGAATTAGAGCTGTTGGCACAGTCCCCGAGAAGGACTCTGACTCAGACACCACCGACCCCGATGAGCCACCTTATGTCGGACTCGTGTTTGTTAGT TCTGTATTGCTACCAGATGGAACACCAGATATGCACTTTCGTTCTGCTTGTGGAGGCCAGAGGCTTAGGAAGATAATGCTCGATTCCAATGTTGAACTCTATGGACCCTAT GCCAGACCTTTGTTAAATTGTGGAGGGGGTGGAACTTGTGGCACATGTATGGTGGAG GTTCTTGAAGGCAAGGAGCTTCTAAACCCTCGCACtgataaagagaaagaaatactaAAGAAG AAACCAAAGAATTGGAGATTAGCATGTCAAACAATTGTTGGTAAACCAGATTCCAGAGGGGCG GTTGTGATTCAACAACTACCAGAGTGGAAAGGGCACGAATGGAAATATGCAAAGCCTGGAGAGTCGAACTGGGAGTCGGATTAA
- the LOC100785531 gene encoding uncharacterized protein isoform X4, whose translation MMSGRKKKICLEDHSIKQKKMNYIWRPIATNASSCDESLMKDALVESEDGCKVQETGCSTSSTISNEHLTKIAAEAMSEIAESDTSPSQLLDNVENRVLEGDSSVSTEKHSISVLVGASLFRFIKGKGGSTQKKIEEDMGVKIIMPTSKEEDFVTIEGISVNSVNSASEKIQAIIDETVNSRNLDYSHFISLPLAIHPELVNKLISFQHSILGIGSCMDENTYTESDSNEDEGTTTDTKEVDQLSKENSGVAVELKANDNSESVKVNLTNIPLVSYAPKASKSSAPSDLGIDKSIFIKPKTFHLTVLMLKLWNNERIKTASEVLQSISSKVMEALDNRPLSIRLKGLECMKGSLAKARVLYAPVEEIASEGRLLRACQVIIDAYVEAGLVLENDAKQKLKLHATVMNARHRKRNKNTWTRKVDSFDARGIFKQYGSEDWGQYLIREAHLSQRFSFDENGYYHCCASIPFPENMQVE comes from the exons ATGATGAGTggtagaaagaagaaaatatgtcTTGAAGACCATAGCATCAAAcagaagaaaatgaattatatCTGGAGACCAATTGCCACCAATGCTAGTTCTTGTGACG AAAGCTTGATGAAGGATGCACTTGTTGAGTCCGAAGATGGATGCAAAGTTCAAGAAACTGGCTGTAGCACATCTAGCACTATTTCAAATGAACATCTCACAAAGATAGCTGCTGAAGCTATGAGTGAAATTGCTGAATCAGATACTAGTCCAAGCCAGTTGCTGGATAATGTTGAAAACAGAGTGCTAGAAGGAGATTCATCTGTCTCCACCGAAAAGCATTCAATTTCCGTGCTG GTTGGTGCTTCTCTATTTCGTTTTATTAAAGGAAAAGG GGGATCCACACAGAAAAAGATAGAAGAGGATATGGGGGTTAAAATCATAATGCCTACTTCAAAAGAAGAGGATTTTGTTA CCATTGAAGGCATTTCAGTCAACAGCGTGAATTCAGCTTCAGAGAAGATACAGGCTATAATTGATGAG ACAGTTAATAGTCGAAATCTTGATTATTCACACTTCATATCCCTTCCATTGGCCATTCATCCTGAGTTGGTTAATAAACTCATCAGTTTTCAGCATTCAATATTGGGAATTGGTTCTTGCATGGATGAGAATACCTATACTGAATCTGATTCCAATGAGGATGAGGGTACTACTACTGACACCAAAGAAGTGGACCAACTATCCAAGGAAAATTCCGGTGTTGCAGTTGAGCTTAAAGCTAATGACAACAGTGAATCGGTTAAAGTTAATCTTACTAACATACCCCTTGTCAGTTACGCACCTAAAGCATCCAAGTCTTCCGCTCCATCTG ACCTGGGTATTGACAAATCCATATTCATCAAGCCTAAAACATTTCACCTTACAGTACTCATGCTTAAGTTATGGAACAACGAGCGAATTAAGACAGCCTCTGAGGTTTTGCAG AGTATCTCCTcaaaagttatggaagccttGGATAATCGGCCTCTCTCTATAAGATTAAAGGGACTG GAATGCATGAAAGGTTCTTTGGCAAAAGCCCGGGTTCTGTATGCTCCTGTGGAAGAGATTGCCAGTGAGGGTCGTCTTTTACGTGCCTGTC AAGTCATCATTGATGCATATGTTGAAGCTGGACTTGTCTTAGAGAATGATGCTAAACAGAAATTAAAG CTACACGCCACTGTGATGAACGCAAGGCATAGGAAAAG GAACAAGAACACGTGGACAAGAAAGGTTGATTCTTTTGATGCACGGGGAATATTCAAGCAGTATGGATCAGAGGACTGGGGGCAGTATCTTATTCGTGAAGCTCATCTTTCGCAGAGATTTTCTTTCGATGAAAATGGATACTATCATTGTTGTGCTTCAATTCCTTTTCCTGAAAATATGCAGGTAGAATGA
- the LOC100785531 gene encoding uncharacterized protein isoform X3 codes for MIACRVERVLKFTNTYVASRSYCFQGQSAYHCLSCNFMMSGRKKKICLEDHSIKQKKMNYIWRPIATNASSCDESLMKDALVESEDGCKVQETGCSTSSTISNEHLTKIAAEAMSEIAESDTSPSQLLDNVENRVLEGDSSVSTEKHSISVLVGASLFRFIKGKGGSTQKKIEEDMGVKIIMPTSKEEDFVTIEGISVNSVNSASEKIQAIIDETVNSRNLDYSHFISLPLAIHPELVNKLISFQHSILGIGSCMDENTYTESDSNEDEGTTTDTKEVDQLSKENSGVAVELKANDNSESVKVNLTNIPLVSYAPKASKSSAPSDLGIDKSIFIKPKTFHLTVLMLKLWNNERIKTASEVLQSISSKVMEALDNRPLSIRLKGLECMKGSLAKARVLYAPVEEIASEGRLLRACQVIIDAYVEAGLVLENDAKQKLKLHATVMNARHRKRNKNTWTRKVDSFDARGIFKQYGSEDWGQYLIREAHLSQRFSFDENGYYHCCASIPFPENMQVE; via the exons ATGATAGCTTGCAG AGTGGAGCGAGTTCTCAAGTTTACCAATACTTATGTGGCATCAAGGTCTTATTGCTTTCAG GGTCAGAGCGCTTATCATTGCTTAAGCTGCAATTTTATGATGAGTggtagaaagaagaaaatatgtcTTGAAGACCATAGCATCAAAcagaagaaaatgaattatatCTGGAGACCAATTGCCACCAATGCTAGTTCTTGTGACG AAAGCTTGATGAAGGATGCACTTGTTGAGTCCGAAGATGGATGCAAAGTTCAAGAAACTGGCTGTAGCACATCTAGCACTATTTCAAATGAACATCTCACAAAGATAGCTGCTGAAGCTATGAGTGAAATTGCTGAATCAGATACTAGTCCAAGCCAGTTGCTGGATAATGTTGAAAACAGAGTGCTAGAAGGAGATTCATCTGTCTCCACCGAAAAGCATTCAATTTCCGTGCTG GTTGGTGCTTCTCTATTTCGTTTTATTAAAGGAAAAGG GGGATCCACACAGAAAAAGATAGAAGAGGATATGGGGGTTAAAATCATAATGCCTACTTCAAAAGAAGAGGATTTTGTTA CCATTGAAGGCATTTCAGTCAACAGCGTGAATTCAGCTTCAGAGAAGATACAGGCTATAATTGATGAG ACAGTTAATAGTCGAAATCTTGATTATTCACACTTCATATCCCTTCCATTGGCCATTCATCCTGAGTTGGTTAATAAACTCATCAGTTTTCAGCATTCAATATTGGGAATTGGTTCTTGCATGGATGAGAATACCTATACTGAATCTGATTCCAATGAGGATGAGGGTACTACTACTGACACCAAAGAAGTGGACCAACTATCCAAGGAAAATTCCGGTGTTGCAGTTGAGCTTAAAGCTAATGACAACAGTGAATCGGTTAAAGTTAATCTTACTAACATACCCCTTGTCAGTTACGCACCTAAAGCATCCAAGTCTTCCGCTCCATCTG ACCTGGGTATTGACAAATCCATATTCATCAAGCCTAAAACATTTCACCTTACAGTACTCATGCTTAAGTTATGGAACAACGAGCGAATTAAGACAGCCTCTGAGGTTTTGCAG AGTATCTCCTcaaaagttatggaagccttGGATAATCGGCCTCTCTCTATAAGATTAAAGGGACTG GAATGCATGAAAGGTTCTTTGGCAAAAGCCCGGGTTCTGTATGCTCCTGTGGAAGAGATTGCCAGTGAGGGTCGTCTTTTACGTGCCTGTC AAGTCATCATTGATGCATATGTTGAAGCTGGACTTGTCTTAGAGAATGATGCTAAACAGAAATTAAAG CTACACGCCACTGTGATGAACGCAAGGCATAGGAAAAG GAACAAGAACACGTGGACAAGAAAGGTTGATTCTTTTGATGCACGGGGAATATTCAAGCAGTATGGATCAGAGGACTGGGGGCAGTATCTTATTCGTGAAGCTCATCTTTCGCAGAGATTTTCTTTCGATGAAAATGGATACTATCATTGTTGTGCTTCAATTCCTTTTCCTGAAAATATGCAGGTAGAATGA
- the LOC100784996 gene encoding tRNase Z TRZ3, mitochondrial: protein MAQVSKFGHLLLHSSLPKPSNSNIQFRSLLTLLASSSKRHRSIPPFRRKSTTPKPMEVKEESSSFNKRRAQGRDKNDISQKNLYLKVRKLNPINTISFVQILGTGMDTQDTSPSVLLFFDNQRFIFNAGEGLQRFCTEHKIKLSKIDHIFLSRVCSETAGGLPGLLLTLAGMGEDGMSVNIWGPSDLKYLVDAMRSFIPNAAMVHTKSFGPIFNTDGPIVPHQSKLLDPIVLIDGEVVKISAIILQPNCIEGQVLTPSESSSQERMDHSPETLDSPNGKKLPAAKPGDMSVVYVCELPEIKGKFDPEKAKALGLRPGPKYRELQLGNSVKSDHQNIMVHPSDVLGPSVPGPIVLLVDCPTESHLEALLSMQSLASYCDQTDNLPEAGKSVTCVIHLTPASVVSCSNYQKWMKKFGSAQHIMAGHEKKNVEIPILKASARIATRLNYLCPQFFPAPGLWSLPNHDSSKFGCLASREDSLSEFSEVISAENLLKFTLRPYAQLGLDRSCIPTRADSSEIIDELLSEIPEVLEAVKHVSQLWQECSQTKEDLTPVADHGMMNEEPWLCANGIPACLENIRRDDLEIVLLGTGSSQPSKYRNVSSIYINLFSRGGLLLDCGEGTLGQLKRRYGVTGADDAVRTLRCIWISHIHADHHTGLARILALRRDLLRGVPHEPVLVVGPRQLKRYLDAYQRLEDLDMLFLDCKHTTAASLEAFEDDFPGNSVNSQNLKNNNGDLIASKVNSTLFARGSLMQSYFKRPGSPVDKDVVSPILKKFKGVIQEAGLKALISFPVVHCPQAFGVVLKAEERTNSVGKVIPGWKIVYSGDTRPCPELIEASRGATVLIHEATFEDAMVEEAIARNHSTTNEAIKMGQSANAYRTILTHFSQRYPKIPVFDETHMHKTCIAFDMMSVNVADLSVLPKVLPYLKLLFRNEMMVDESDDVVEAVTSAS from the exons ATGGCGCAAGTATCAAAGTTTGGGcaccttcttcttcattcttctctCCCCAAACCCTCCAACTCCAACATTCAATTCCGTTCTCTTCTAACACTTCTTGCCTCGTCCTCCAAACGACACCGTAGCATCCCTCCTTTCCGCAGAAAAAGCACGACGCCAAAGCCAATGGAAGTGAAGGAGGAGTCGTCGAGCTTCAACAAGAGAAGGGCCCAGGGCAGAGACAAAAACGACATCTCCCAGAAGAACCTCTATCTCAAAGTTCGCAAGCTCAACCCAATCAATACCATCTCTTTTGTTCAG ATATTGGGAACTGGCATGGATACTCAAGATACTTCTCCGTCAGTCTTGCTTTTCTTCGACAATCAAAGATTTATATTCAATGCTGGGGAG GGATTGCAAAGGTTTTGCACGGAGCATAAGATTAAGTTATCAAAG ATAGATCACATATTTCTTTCTCGTGTCTGTTCTGAGACTGCCGGTGGCCTTCCAG GCTTACTGCTTACTTTGGCTGGCATGGGAGAAGATGGGATGTCT gTTAATATATGGGGGCCATCTGATCTCAAGTATTTAGTAGATGCCATGAGATCTTTTATTCCCAATGCTGCCATGGTTCACACAAAGAGCTTTGGGCCCATCTTCAACACTGATGGACCCATTGTGCCACATCAAAGCAAGCTTTTGGACCCCATTGTTCTTATTGATGGTGAGGTGGTCAAAATATCAGCCATTATCCTACAACCAAATTGCATTGAAGGTCAGGTGCTGACACCTTCAGAAAGCTCTTCACAGGAGAGGATGGATCATAGTCCAGAAACCCTTGACTCTCCCAATGGCAAAAAGCTACCTGCTGCAAAACCTGGTGATATGTCTGTTGTATATGTTTGTGAACTGCCTGAAATCAAGGGGAAATTTGATCCAGAGAAAGCTAAGGCCCTTGGTCTCAGACCTGGGCCTAAGTATCGTGAACTGCAACTTGGAAACTCAGTGAAATCCGATCACCAGAATATCATG GTTCATCCAAGTGATGTCTTGGGTCCTTCTGTTCCTGGTCCCATTGTACTCCTTGTTGATTGCCCAACAGAATCCCATTTGGAAGCATTATTGTCTATGCAATCACTTGCCAGTTATTGTGATCAAACAGACAACCTACCAGAGGCTGGTAAGAGTGTCACTTGTGTAATTCACCTAACTCCTGCATCTGTTGTGAGTTGTTCAAATTACCAAAAATGGATGAAGAAATTTGGTTCTGCACAACACATCATGGCTGGACATGAAAA GAAGAATGTAGAGATTCCTATTTTGAAAGCTAGTGCAAGAATTGCAACACGACTTAATTACTTGTGTCCTCAGTTCTTTCCAGCTCCAGGATTATGGTCTCTTCCTAATCACGATAGCTCAAAATTTGGCTGTCTTGCTTCACGTGAG GATTCACTTTCAGAATTTTCTGAAGTCATTTCTGCTGAAAATCTTCTTAAG TTTACATTGCGTCCTTATGCTCAACTTGGGTTGGATAGATCTTGTATTCCTACTAGGGCGGATTCCTCAGAAATCATTGACGAGTTACTGTCAGAGATTCCAGAGGTTTTGGAAGCAGTAAAGCATGTAAGTCAGCTCTGGCAAGAATGTAGTCAGACAAAAGAGGATTTAACTCCAGTGGCGGATCATGGGATGATGAATGAGGAACCATGGCTATGTGCTAATGGTATTCCTGCTTGTTTGGAAAATATAAGGAGAGATGATTTGGAGATAGTTCTTCTTGGAACTGGTTCATCCCAGCCATCAAAATACCGAAATGTGagttcaatatatataaatcttttttcAAGAGGAGGTTTGCTCTTGGATTGTGGTGAAGGAACCTTGGGACAACTTAAAAGAAG ATATGGTGTTACTGGCGCTGATGATGCTGTGAGAACTTTGAGGTGCATTTGGATTTCTCATATTCATGCTGATCACCATACAGGCTTGGCCAGGATCCTTGCTCTGCGCCGTGATTTGCTGAGGGGGGTGCCTCATGAACCAGTGCTTGTTGTAGGACCAAGGCAGCTTAAGAGATATTTAGATGCATACCAAAGACTAGAAGATTTAGATATGCTGTTTCTTGATTGCAAGCACACCACAGCAGCTTCATTGGAAGCTTTTGAAGATGATTTCCCAGGAAATTCAGTTAATTCTCAGAATCTGAAGAATAATAATGGGGACTTAATTGCATCAAAAGTTAATTCTACTTTATTTGCTAGAGGATCTCTTATGCAAAGCTATTTTAAAAGACCAGGTAGTCCTGTTGACAAAGATGTAGTTTCTCCCATCCTAAAGAAATTTAAGGGGGTAATCCAGGAAGCTGGTCTGAAGGCCTTGATTAGTTTCCCCGTTGTACATTGCCCTCAGGCATTTGGTGTCGTTTTAAAAGCAGAAGAGAGGACTAATAGTGTCGGAAAAGTGATACCTGGCTGGAAGATTGTATATTCTGGTGACACAAGGCCCTGCCCAGAGCTAATAGAAGCATCTCGTGGTGCAACAGTTCTTATACATGAG GCAACTTTCGAGGATGCCATGGTAGAGGAGGCTATAGCAAGAAATCACAGCACCACAAATGAAGCCATAAAAATGGGACAGTCTGCCAATGCATATCGAACCATACTGACTCATTTCAGCCAAAGATATCCTAAAATTCCTGTATTCGATGAAACACACATGCATAAAACATGTATTGCATTTGACATGATGAGTGTCAATGTAGCTGATTTGTCCGTGCTTCCCAAGGTTCTTCCATATTTGAAATTGCTTTTCAGAAATGAAATGATGGTTGACGAGTCAGATGATGTAGTGGAAGCTGTGACTTCAGCTTCTTGA
- the LOC100817754 gene encoding aquaporin TIP2-1-like: MAGIAFGSFNDSFSLASIKAYIAEFISTLLFVFAGVGSAIAYAKLTSDAALDPTGLVAVAICHGFALFVAVSVGANISGGHVNPAVTFGLALGGHITILTGLFYWIAQLLGSIVASLLLKFVTGYDTPIHSVAAGVGAGEGVVTEIIITFGLVYTVYATAADPKKGSLGTIAPIAIGFIVGANILAAGPFSGGSMNPARSFGPAVVSGDFHDNWIYWVGPLIGGGLAGLIYTYAFIPTQHAPLATDF, translated from the exons ATGGCTGGCATAGCATTCGGAAGCTTCAATGATTCTTTCAGTTTGGCCTCCATCAAGGCCTACATTGCTGAGTTCATCTCAACCCTTCTCTTTGTTTTTGCTGGTGTTGGTTCAGCCATAGCCTATG CTAAGTTGACATCAGATGCAGCTCTTGATCCAACTGGGTTGGTAGCTGTTGCCATTTGCCATGGTTTTGCTCTCTTCGTTGCTGTTTCTGTTGGAGCCAACATTTCTGGTGGCCATGTCAACCCTGCTGTGACCTTCGGGTTGGCTCTTGGGGGCCACATCACCATCCTCACTGGTCTCTTCTACTGGATTGCACAGCTTCTTGGCTCCATTGTGGCATCCTTACTCCTCAAGTTTGTCACTGGCTAT GACACTCCTATTCACAGTGTTGCTGCTGGAGTTGGAGCTGGTGAAGGAGTTGTTACAGAGATCATAATCACATTTGGATTAGTGTACACGGTGTATGCCACAGCAGCAGACCCTAAGAAGGGTTCATTGGGCACAATTGCACCCATTGCCATTGGTTTCATTGTTGGTGCCAACATCTTAGCAGCAGGGCCATTCTCTGGCGGGTCCATGAACCCTGCACGCTCCTTTGGCCCTGCTGTTGTCAGTGGTGACTTTCATGACAACTGGATCTACTGGGTTGGCCCTCTTATTGGTGGTGGTTTGGCTGGTCTTATCTATACCTATGCCTTCATCCCCACCCAGCATGCACCTCTCGCCActgatttttaa
- the LOC100785531 gene encoding uncharacterized protein isoform X1, translating into MLGSAISSFQHCWVSSGASSQVYQYLCGIKGQSAYHCLSCNFMMSGRKKKICLEDHSIKQKKMNYIWRPIATNASSCDESLMKDALVESEDGCKVQETGCSTSSTISNEHLTKIAAEAMSEIAESDTSPSQLLDNVENRVLEGDSSVSTEKHSISVLVGASLFRFIKGKGGSTQKKIEEDMGVKIIMPTSKEEDFVTIEGISVNSVNSASEKIQAIIDETVNSRNLDYSHFISLPLAIHPELVNKLISFQHSILGIGSCMDENTYTESDSNEDEGTTTDTKEVDQLSKENSGVAVELKANDNSESVKVNLTNIPLVSYAPKASKSSAPSDLGIDKSIFIKPKTFHLTVLMLKLWNNERIKTASEVLQSISSKVMEALDNRPLSIRLKGLECMKGSLAKARVLYAPVEEIASEGRLLRACQVIIDAYVEAGLVLENDAKQKLKLHATVMNARHRKRNKNTWTRKVDSFDARGIFKQYGSEDWGQYLIREAHLSQRFSFDENGYYHCCASIPFPENMQVE; encoded by the exons ATGTTAGGGTCTGCAATTTCAAGTTTTCAGCACTGTTGGGTTTCA AGTGGAGCGAGTTCTCAAGTTTACCAATACTTATGTGGCATCAAG GGTCAGAGCGCTTATCATTGCTTAAGCTGCAATTTTATGATGAGTggtagaaagaagaaaatatgtcTTGAAGACCATAGCATCAAAcagaagaaaatgaattatatCTGGAGACCAATTGCCACCAATGCTAGTTCTTGTGACG AAAGCTTGATGAAGGATGCACTTGTTGAGTCCGAAGATGGATGCAAAGTTCAAGAAACTGGCTGTAGCACATCTAGCACTATTTCAAATGAACATCTCACAAAGATAGCTGCTGAAGCTATGAGTGAAATTGCTGAATCAGATACTAGTCCAAGCCAGTTGCTGGATAATGTTGAAAACAGAGTGCTAGAAGGAGATTCATCTGTCTCCACCGAAAAGCATTCAATTTCCGTGCTG GTTGGTGCTTCTCTATTTCGTTTTATTAAAGGAAAAGG GGGATCCACACAGAAAAAGATAGAAGAGGATATGGGGGTTAAAATCATAATGCCTACTTCAAAAGAAGAGGATTTTGTTA CCATTGAAGGCATTTCAGTCAACAGCGTGAATTCAGCTTCAGAGAAGATACAGGCTATAATTGATGAG ACAGTTAATAGTCGAAATCTTGATTATTCACACTTCATATCCCTTCCATTGGCCATTCATCCTGAGTTGGTTAATAAACTCATCAGTTTTCAGCATTCAATATTGGGAATTGGTTCTTGCATGGATGAGAATACCTATACTGAATCTGATTCCAATGAGGATGAGGGTACTACTACTGACACCAAAGAAGTGGACCAACTATCCAAGGAAAATTCCGGTGTTGCAGTTGAGCTTAAAGCTAATGACAACAGTGAATCGGTTAAAGTTAATCTTACTAACATACCCCTTGTCAGTTACGCACCTAAAGCATCCAAGTCTTCCGCTCCATCTG ACCTGGGTATTGACAAATCCATATTCATCAAGCCTAAAACATTTCACCTTACAGTACTCATGCTTAAGTTATGGAACAACGAGCGAATTAAGACAGCCTCTGAGGTTTTGCAG AGTATCTCCTcaaaagttatggaagccttGGATAATCGGCCTCTCTCTATAAGATTAAAGGGACTG GAATGCATGAAAGGTTCTTTGGCAAAAGCCCGGGTTCTGTATGCTCCTGTGGAAGAGATTGCCAGTGAGGGTCGTCTTTTACGTGCCTGTC AAGTCATCATTGATGCATATGTTGAAGCTGGACTTGTCTTAGAGAATGATGCTAAACAGAAATTAAAG CTACACGCCACTGTGATGAACGCAAGGCATAGGAAAAG GAACAAGAACACGTGGACAAGAAAGGTTGATTCTTTTGATGCACGGGGAATATTCAAGCAGTATGGATCAGAGGACTGGGGGCAGTATCTTATTCGTGAAGCTCATCTTTCGCAGAGATTTTCTTTCGATGAAAATGGATACTATCATTGTTGTGCTTCAATTCCTTTTCCTGAAAATATGCAGGTAGAATGA
- the LOC100785531 gene encoding uncharacterized protein isoform X2 yields MIACRSLIGVERVLKFTNTYVASRSYCFQGQSAYHCLSCNFMMSGRKKKICLEDHSIKQKKMNYIWRPIATNASSCDESLMKDALVESEDGCKVQETGCSTSSTISNEHLTKIAAEAMSEIAESDTSPSQLLDNVENRVLEGDSSVSTEKHSISVLVGASLFRFIKGKGGSTQKKIEEDMGVKIIMPTSKEEDFVTIEGISVNSVNSASEKIQAIIDETVNSRNLDYSHFISLPLAIHPELVNKLISFQHSILGIGSCMDENTYTESDSNEDEGTTTDTKEVDQLSKENSGVAVELKANDNSESVKVNLTNIPLVSYAPKASKSSAPSDLGIDKSIFIKPKTFHLTVLMLKLWNNERIKTASEVLQSISSKVMEALDNRPLSIRLKGLECMKGSLAKARVLYAPVEEIASEGRLLRACQVIIDAYVEAGLVLENDAKQKLKLHATVMNARHRKRNKNTWTRKVDSFDARGIFKQYGSEDWGQYLIREAHLSQRFSFDENGYYHCCASIPFPENMQVE; encoded by the exons ATGATAGCTTGCAGGTCTCTCATCGG AGTGGAGCGAGTTCTCAAGTTTACCAATACTTATGTGGCATCAAGGTCTTATTGCTTTCAG GGTCAGAGCGCTTATCATTGCTTAAGCTGCAATTTTATGATGAGTggtagaaagaagaaaatatgtcTTGAAGACCATAGCATCAAAcagaagaaaatgaattatatCTGGAGACCAATTGCCACCAATGCTAGTTCTTGTGACG AAAGCTTGATGAAGGATGCACTTGTTGAGTCCGAAGATGGATGCAAAGTTCAAGAAACTGGCTGTAGCACATCTAGCACTATTTCAAATGAACATCTCACAAAGATAGCTGCTGAAGCTATGAGTGAAATTGCTGAATCAGATACTAGTCCAAGCCAGTTGCTGGATAATGTTGAAAACAGAGTGCTAGAAGGAGATTCATCTGTCTCCACCGAAAAGCATTCAATTTCCGTGCTG GTTGGTGCTTCTCTATTTCGTTTTATTAAAGGAAAAGG GGGATCCACACAGAAAAAGATAGAAGAGGATATGGGGGTTAAAATCATAATGCCTACTTCAAAAGAAGAGGATTTTGTTA CCATTGAAGGCATTTCAGTCAACAGCGTGAATTCAGCTTCAGAGAAGATACAGGCTATAATTGATGAG ACAGTTAATAGTCGAAATCTTGATTATTCACACTTCATATCCCTTCCATTGGCCATTCATCCTGAGTTGGTTAATAAACTCATCAGTTTTCAGCATTCAATATTGGGAATTGGTTCTTGCATGGATGAGAATACCTATACTGAATCTGATTCCAATGAGGATGAGGGTACTACTACTGACACCAAAGAAGTGGACCAACTATCCAAGGAAAATTCCGGTGTTGCAGTTGAGCTTAAAGCTAATGACAACAGTGAATCGGTTAAAGTTAATCTTACTAACATACCCCTTGTCAGTTACGCACCTAAAGCATCCAAGTCTTCCGCTCCATCTG ACCTGGGTATTGACAAATCCATATTCATCAAGCCTAAAACATTTCACCTTACAGTACTCATGCTTAAGTTATGGAACAACGAGCGAATTAAGACAGCCTCTGAGGTTTTGCAG AGTATCTCCTcaaaagttatggaagccttGGATAATCGGCCTCTCTCTATAAGATTAAAGGGACTG GAATGCATGAAAGGTTCTTTGGCAAAAGCCCGGGTTCTGTATGCTCCTGTGGAAGAGATTGCCAGTGAGGGTCGTCTTTTACGTGCCTGTC AAGTCATCATTGATGCATATGTTGAAGCTGGACTTGTCTTAGAGAATGATGCTAAACAGAAATTAAAG CTACACGCCACTGTGATGAACGCAAGGCATAGGAAAAG GAACAAGAACACGTGGACAAGAAAGGTTGATTCTTTTGATGCACGGGGAATATTCAAGCAGTATGGATCAGAGGACTGGGGGCAGTATCTTATTCGTGAAGCTCATCTTTCGCAGAGATTTTCTTTCGATGAAAATGGATACTATCATTGTTGTGCTTCAATTCCTTTTCCTGAAAATATGCAGGTAGAATGA